In one Candidatus Nitronereus thalassa genomic region, the following are encoded:
- a CDS encoding PilZ domain-containing protein has translation MSKPPVPSPELQGDDRRQDFRADMPICVSVDMPLALSCEALPPRHGVNVSWQWDDLAVSPDLVKSMVTQTDLLTQEPLLLQMLTRIDWMLTTVMKTLGKNSPVQQGFPEFLMANMSASGIRFLTRQEFPTESEVMLRMVLRPFVPIQALAKVLRVRPMKVEGETRFETACEFSEIGSDDREAIIRHVFRAQASLQRQRLTHQEAFVT, from the coding sequence ATGAGTAAGCCACCTGTTCCTTCACCTGAACTTCAAGGAGACGATCGACGCCAAGACTTTCGTGCTGATATGCCCATCTGCGTGTCCGTGGATATGCCGTTGGCTCTTTCCTGCGAAGCACTCCCGCCTAGACACGGGGTGAATGTTTCTTGGCAATGGGATGATCTCGCGGTGTCCCCGGATTTAGTGAAATCCATGGTGACCCAAACCGATCTTCTGACGCAAGAACCTTTGTTACTCCAAATGCTGACACGCATTGATTGGATGTTGACGACAGTGATGAAAACTTTAGGAAAAAACTCCCCGGTTCAACAAGGATTTCCTGAATTTTTGATGGCGAATATGAGTGCCTCTGGGATTCGGTTTCTCACTCGGCAGGAGTTTCCCACAGAGTCCGAGGTGATGCTTCGCATGGTGCTTCGCCCGTTTGTCCCTATTCAAGCCTTAGCAAAGGTTCTGCGAGTTCGCCCCATGAAGGTTGAGGGGGAAACCCGATTTGAAACGGCCTGTGAATTCTCTGAAATTGGGTCTGATGATCGGGAAGCTATTATTCGGCATGTCTTTCGGGCGCAAGCTAGTTTGCAACGCCAACGTCTTACCCACCAAGAAGCTTTTGTGACCTAG
- the fliS gene encoding flagellar export chaperone FliS — translation MNPNLQMYRQQQVQHEVEQASPVRLVVLLYDKAVALVRQSVQHIERENEKAKGEALNRVVDILCELQAVLNREDGGVVAEKLDAMYEFMIREITIANMNSDPAPLGTVLGVLEELRKGWQELDLMTKDGEVSTGASALKSQI, via the coding sequence TTGAATCCTAATCTTCAGATGTATCGACAGCAGCAGGTGCAGCACGAGGTGGAGCAGGCCTCTCCTGTGCGGCTCGTGGTGTTATTGTATGACAAGGCCGTTGCCTTAGTGCGCCAATCGGTGCAACATATCGAGAGGGAAAATGAAAAAGCCAAAGGGGAAGCCCTCAATCGAGTCGTGGATATTCTGTGTGAATTACAAGCCGTGTTGAATCGGGAGGATGGTGGAGTCGTCGCGGAAAAATTAGATGCCATGTACGAGTTCATGATTCGAGAAATCACAATTGCCAACATGAATAGTGATCCTGCGCCACTTGGAACAGTCCTGGGTGTCCTGGAAGAATTACGAAAAGGATGGCAGGAATTAGATCTCATGACAAAAGATGGAGAAGTTTCCACAGGGGCGAGTGCCCTCAAATCCCAGATTTAG
- the fliD gene encoding flagellar filament capping protein FliD: MGLTSATGLISGINFNEVVSQLVELESQPILLLQSRKASLETVSAELSTLSVKLSGLQSAASKLSSLANFNVNSVSVTKSTSGIELLSATVNSSAVPGTSQVQVNQLAQAHSIASQGFVDDDTTAIASASGTFKFKVGNAGAETSISITNETTLVQLRDAINNANGSVQASILNDGSGSNPYRLVLASKNTGTANSVNITSNPTTLDFTNKQVEDAYANATNSYSGTVASNSGNNYLGTTNKTFLVEIVTGGDPGTATYKYSIDGGITFLGANGAAYNGSNAITTQTSLTNYIDGQGSSSTTEGENEGVQISFGASSGTLVAGDEFTIDVFNPTLQEAKDAVIEVGNLTISKSSNTISDVIQGVTLNLLQADSASTIDVTVVNDTSGIQSQIEGFISAYNDVIEYLQEQLSFDPEDPESNTAKPLLGDTTAVLLNRQLQNLITSAVPGASSSLNSLAKLGISTNEDTSKISLDSATFSAAIAANITNVTRLFVGIGVPSNSQIKFVSKTDETDSGSYGLFINTAPTRATIDADHAIQAGGITAQEVISVSFFSDATNSAISPTTAQITAAAGSTINDIVNALNSAFATQKIAASASNNSGAIRIRATEYGDDIKIQVHSDQDNSATQSGLGTADSTAKENTGVDIAGTINGFKANGKGAVLTSGSGFADDGLSIRAEVTTTGNFGTITVSSGVADRIASLIRRNIDTSTGTIRVRQDGIADSVESIDEEIERKGVLVAAFEERTRQQFQRLEVLLGQFQIQGNALTAGLTSIQNLQAQINNR; this comes from the coding sequence ATGGGACTCACGTCGGCGACTGGACTCATTTCCGGGATCAATTTCAACGAGGTCGTCAGTCAGTTAGTTGAACTTGAATCTCAACCCATCCTTTTACTTCAATCTCGAAAAGCCAGCCTAGAAACCGTTAGCGCGGAGCTGAGCACCCTGAGCGTCAAACTTTCTGGCCTTCAAAGTGCAGCCAGTAAGTTGTCTTCTCTGGCCAATTTCAATGTCAATTCGGTTTCCGTCACGAAATCCACGTCAGGAATCGAGTTGCTTTCCGCTACAGTGAATAGCTCGGCAGTGCCCGGAACATCACAAGTGCAAGTCAATCAACTGGCCCAGGCACATTCTATTGCCTCTCAAGGATTTGTGGATGATGACACAACGGCGATCGCCAGCGCTTCGGGGACCTTTAAGTTTAAAGTTGGCAATGCCGGGGCAGAGACGTCAATTAGTATTACCAACGAAACGACGTTAGTCCAGTTGCGGGATGCGATTAATAATGCCAATGGTTCGGTACAAGCATCGATTTTGAATGATGGTTCCGGTTCAAACCCATATCGTTTGGTGCTGGCATCCAAGAATACCGGTACGGCAAATTCGGTTAACATTACCAGTAACCCTACGACCCTGGACTTTACCAATAAACAGGTGGAAGACGCCTATGCCAATGCCACCAATAGTTATTCTGGAACCGTCGCGTCCAATTCCGGCAATAATTATCTTGGGACGACCAACAAGACTTTTCTTGTGGAGATTGTTACAGGAGGAGATCCAGGAACTGCGACGTATAAATACTCCATTGATGGAGGTATTACCTTCCTCGGAGCCAATGGGGCCGCCTATAACGGATCCAATGCCATCACAACCCAAACATCTTTGACCAATTATATTGACGGTCAGGGTTCCTCTAGCACGACGGAGGGAGAAAACGAGGGTGTCCAAATTTCTTTTGGGGCCTCGTCGGGAACGCTGGTCGCAGGTGATGAATTTACGATTGATGTATTCAACCCTACCTTGCAAGAAGCCAAGGATGCCGTGATCGAAGTCGGGAACCTCACGATTTCTAAATCCTCCAACACCATTTCTGATGTCATTCAAGGTGTCACGTTAAATCTGCTGCAGGCTGATTCGGCTTCCACCATTGATGTGACGGTAGTGAATGATACGAGCGGTATTCAATCCCAGATTGAGGGCTTTATCTCGGCCTATAATGATGTGATTGAATATTTACAAGAACAGTTATCATTTGATCCCGAAGACCCAGAGTCCAATACCGCGAAACCATTGTTGGGTGATACCACGGCAGTATTGTTAAATCGGCAATTGCAAAATTTAATTACCTCGGCCGTTCCCGGCGCAAGCAGTAGTTTGAATAGCTTGGCGAAATTGGGAATCTCAACGAATGAGGATACCTCAAAAATTAGTTTGGACTCGGCGACGTTTAGTGCCGCTATTGCGGCCAATATTACAAATGTCACACGCCTGTTTGTGGGAATTGGGGTGCCCAGTAATTCGCAAATAAAGTTTGTCAGTAAAACTGATGAAACGGATTCTGGAAGCTATGGCCTGTTCATTAATACTGCGCCCACACGAGCCACCATTGATGCTGACCATGCCATCCAAGCTGGGGGAATTACAGCTCAAGAAGTGATCTCGGTGAGTTTCTTTTCGGATGCGACCAATAGCGCTATTTCTCCGACGACCGCTCAAATTACGGCGGCGGCGGGAAGTACGATCAATGATATTGTCAATGCTTTGAATAGCGCCTTTGCGACGCAAAAAATTGCTGCCAGTGCTTCGAATAATAGTGGGGCCATTCGGATTCGGGCGACTGAATATGGCGATGATATTAAAATTCAAGTCCACTCAGATCAGGATAATTCGGCAACCCAATCAGGACTGGGCACGGCAGATAGTACCGCCAAGGAAAATACCGGAGTTGATATTGCCGGAACCATAAATGGATTTAAGGCTAATGGAAAAGGTGCAGTACTGACTAGTGGGTCTGGCTTTGCGGACGATGGGCTTTCCATTCGTGCCGAGGTGACCACGACCGGAAATTTTGGCACCATTACGGTATCCTCTGGGGTGGCAGATCGCATTGCTTCGTTAATTCGGAGGAATATTGATACCTCGACGGGTACCATTCGGGTGCGACAAGATGGTATCGCGGACTCTGTGGAAAGTATTGATGAAGAGATCGAGCGGAAAGGTGTGTTGGTCGCGGCCTTTGAAGAAAGAACGAGGCAACAATTTCAGCGATTAGAAGTGTTGTTGGGGCAGTTCCAAATTCAGGGCAATGCGTTGACCGCTGGGTTAACAAGCATACAAAACCTTCAAGCACAAATTAATAATCGTTAA
- a CDS encoding flagellar protein FlaG, with product MSMEEVSVIRTHNQTVSHTGKSPTVSPPKSGRSEARGAQVAEAVDVGAKNITSAFPSDKKIELAEVSAAVEDLNHRLELANNTLRFHIDDTTEEIKVQVVDKETGKVVRTIPPEPSLSILAQGEFSGLLSVQG from the coding sequence ATGAGTATGGAGGAAGTCAGTGTCATAAGAACCCACAACCAAACGGTGTCTCACACCGGGAAATCTCCTACTGTCTCTCCGCCTAAGTCAGGACGGAGCGAAGCGAGGGGGGCTCAGGTAGCGGAGGCAGTTGATGTGGGTGCAAAAAATATCACATCTGCTTTTCCATCTGACAAAAAGATTGAATTGGCAGAGGTGAGTGCCGCAGTCGAAGATCTCAATCACCGGTTAGAATTGGCCAATAACACCCTTCGATTCCATATAGACGATACGACGGAAGAAATAAAAGTGCAGGTGGTGGATAAAGAGACGGGGAAAGTCGTTCGTACCATTCCCCCGGAACCCTCCTTGAGCATCTTGGCTCAGGGGGAATTCAGTGGCCTGTTGTCCGTTCAAGGGTGA
- a CDS encoding flagellin: MPLVVNTNIASLNTQRQLTGANNAINRSLERLSSGLRINRASDDAAGLAIATRLQAQVRGLQQASRNANNAISLVQTAEGALNSVTNILQRLRELAVQAASDDNTDTDRTALNNEATQLRNELTRLAQTVEFNGTTLLDGTFSGKKFQIGANADQTLTFEIADVRATAIGQFASQAADVGDGVSSATANGVGNLSAGEFSINGTDVLATSDSDDQVSVLNIGGGTITSATVIAGNSAYIASLINASLYINDTAIDLSGLTGSSVASLVTDIASLVNAASITNVTARVIESSNLVFETTAGTNLAIGFSTVAANTLFSNGADVATNLGIGSGFVGSTGTTSAITTYNGQSSALAKAAAINGISSTTGVSATVESNAVTFTNSVGSATLTSGDLFINGVNIGGLTISTNDSNGALAAAINAQSSSTGVKATVSSGKLTLTAADGRNIAITATSAAQTALGNSGDVTFSGRTGVVRGSLTLTSTNNFTVAGTTSDIGAISATTYVASGNLSTLAITSRSSANTAITQIDSALDTINTSRSSIGAVQSRLSTAIAFLDNAAENQAASESRIRDADFALETAQFTRGQILVQAATAILAQANAQPQVALQLLQ; encoded by the coding sequence ATGCCACTTGTAGTTAATACCAACATTGCCAGTCTCAACACGCAGCGCCAATTAACAGGTGCCAACAACGCCATCAACCGATCTCTTGAGCGGTTATCTTCAGGTTTGAGAATTAACCGGGCATCTGACGATGCTGCCGGTTTAGCTATTGCCACACGGTTGCAAGCGCAGGTTCGTGGTCTGCAACAAGCTTCTCGGAATGCCAATAACGCCATTTCATTAGTGCAAACTGCTGAAGGTGCTCTCAATTCCGTCACGAATATTTTGCAACGGCTTCGTGAGTTGGCCGTGCAAGCCGCATCTGACGATAACACCGATACCGACCGAACCGCACTCAACAATGAGGCCACTCAGCTACGAAATGAGTTGACGCGGTTGGCCCAAACTGTGGAATTCAACGGCACCACTCTTCTCGATGGAACGTTCAGCGGGAAAAAGTTCCAAATCGGTGCGAATGCTGATCAAACACTGACGTTTGAAATCGCGGATGTTCGGGCTACGGCCATTGGCCAGTTTGCTTCTCAAGCTGCCGATGTCGGGGATGGAGTGTCCAGTGCTACGGCGAATGGTGTTGGGAACTTATCTGCTGGAGAATTCAGCATCAATGGAACCGATGTTTTGGCGACTTCCGATAGTGACGACCAAGTATCGGTGTTGAATATCGGTGGTGGTACCATTACATCGGCTACTGTCATCGCTGGAAATAGTGCGTACATTGCTAGTTTGATCAATGCATCTTTATATATCAATGACACGGCTATTGACTTGAGCGGTTTAACGGGGTCTTCCGTTGCATCCTTGGTTACGGATATTGCCTCATTGGTGAATGCGGCTTCTATCACGAATGTCACTGCTCGGGTAATCGAGTCGAGCAATCTTGTCTTTGAAACTACGGCTGGAACCAACCTTGCCATTGGGTTTAGCACTGTGGCTGCCAACACCCTCTTTAGTAATGGTGCGGATGTTGCTACCAACTTGGGAATTGGATCGGGTTTTGTGGGTTCCACAGGCACAACGAGTGCCATTACAACGTATAATGGGCAGTCTTCTGCACTCGCGAAGGCAGCGGCGATTAATGGTATTAGTTCAACAACCGGTGTGAGTGCGACGGTGGAATCGAATGCCGTGACCTTTACTAACTCCGTAGGGTCTGCCACCCTGACGTCAGGTGATTTGTTCATCAATGGCGTGAACATTGGAGGGCTGACCATTTCCACGAACGATTCGAATGGGGCTCTAGCGGCGGCGATCAATGCGCAGTCTAGCAGTACAGGCGTTAAAGCTACCGTGTCATCTGGTAAGTTGACGTTGACGGCCGCGGATGGTCGAAATATTGCCATTACCGCGACCAGTGCTGCCCAGACGGCGTTAGGGAATAGTGGTGATGTTACTTTTTCAGGGAGAACAGGGGTTGTCCGTGGTTCCCTTACCTTAACCTCGACCAATAACTTTACCGTGGCTGGGACGACAAGCGATATCGGCGCTATCTCTGCTACGACGTATGTCGCTTCTGGAAATTTGAGCACCTTGGCCATTACCAGTCGGTCGTCGGCTAATACCGCGATTACCCAGATTGACTCGGCCTTGGATACGATCAATACGAGCCGGTCAAGTATCGGTGCTGTGCAAAGCCGACTCAGCACGGCCATTGCGTTCTTGGATAATGCCGCTGAAAACCAGGCAGCTTCGGAATCGCGAATTCGTGATGCCGACTTTGCATTGGAAACGGCCCAATTTACACGGGGTCAGATTTTGGTGCAGGCTGCGACGGCCATTTTGGCTCAGGCGAATGCCCAGCCCCAGGTCGCATTGCAGTTGCTCCAGTAA
- a CDS encoding 6-hydroxymethylpterin diphosphokinase MptE-like protein yields the protein MNESLYEENLRALEEHHPELRGVVEHVEPSERYQVTKATSGACRLLVETLSGETVAVHNGDDPVQVARNTAKKLQGNANRVLVVMGMGLGYLAKELAENLKKGSALIVYEADPQIFRLAMELVDLTPILTHSRIKVLVGEEVRIEPSCYQYMLETGGDVFVIRFAPALKLSPAIYNRKIDKELVRFTTGAKINLATASRFGQLFTKRIFEAMPHVMTASGVDRLKGLFPGLPAVIVAAGPSLRKNCHYLKELKGRAVIIAADTIIGFLLAQGIKPDFVVSVDPQEETTCKYQGVVIPEDVSLVFHPSCHDRFVKHFPGPKFVTATSMTAYQWLQDFFPEKGSIEGQIQCQVHMGFNLAQWLGCDPIVLIGLDLSYTDDLPHVKGGSYFVEGTEASWIEKQGKWTKNIFGEPVRAEPVFFGYKQTWEQKIRNCTNTVINATEGGVNIEGAQNWLLRDVLTEFCLQGLSPIFETIQHSLGESERVSRAPILSEIRQRLRELQKLERASLRLCDLMEKIKILRQQGDDGSPALVRLSRKAERITSLVPGYAKTLGLLQLIDFDLELYMCREETDAADFIEGEETEFDRLDKQVSRGLRYYGDLTNAIPILRQQIRRLYGRLKALDQLESTAHDNFSRQELLRCAQKFIAIECYDNAKVPFSHVLEKTHIDSLTEDGMSVGIMIALGQSNPEMAWELVRTAQDKWSGNKKIETLYQKAKRDYERWQKRIVDARPDPHRQSDELFYPGDFYFRLENYEKASTHYRTIANNPKIEVIARGEAYFRLSKAQQALGNRENSIEALEQALVMNASDPRVYYDLGVLSLQEQRVEVAQRFFEKGAEVSLDDPDFFEAVGAVFSAAGSYTLAIPFYEQALLQRPQDPDLINKISEAYQNLFEAVPTA from the coding sequence ATGAACGAAAGCCTCTATGAAGAAAATCTCAGGGCGTTAGAGGAGCATCATCCAGAGCTAAGAGGTGTGGTGGAGCATGTCGAGCCATCTGAGCGATACCAGGTTACCAAGGCTACCAGCGGAGCCTGTCGATTACTAGTCGAAACCTTATCTGGAGAGACGGTCGCGGTTCATAATGGCGATGATCCAGTTCAGGTGGCAAGGAACACTGCAAAAAAATTGCAGGGCAATGCCAATAGAGTATTGGTGGTTATGGGAATGGGATTGGGGTATTTGGCAAAGGAACTTGCTGAGAATTTAAAAAAAGGATCGGCACTCATCGTATATGAAGCTGACCCGCAAATTTTTCGATTAGCTATGGAATTGGTCGATCTGACGCCAATATTGACCCATTCACGTATTAAGGTGTTGGTCGGGGAAGAGGTGCGAATAGAACCTTCGTGTTACCAATATATGTTGGAAACGGGAGGCGATGTGTTCGTCATCCGATTTGCTCCTGCCCTAAAGTTGTCACCGGCCATCTATAACCGGAAAATCGACAAAGAATTAGTGCGATTCACGACTGGAGCTAAGATTAACCTAGCGACGGCCTCGCGGTTTGGCCAACTATTTACGAAAAGAATTTTTGAAGCCATGCCTCATGTGATGACCGCCAGTGGCGTTGATAGGCTGAAAGGTCTATTTCCTGGGCTCCCAGCCGTCATAGTGGCCGCTGGTCCCTCATTGCGGAAAAATTGTCATTACTTGAAAGAACTCAAAGGGCGGGCCGTGATTATTGCTGCGGATACTATAATCGGTTTTCTTTTGGCTCAGGGTATCAAACCTGATTTCGTGGTGAGCGTTGATCCTCAAGAAGAGACCACTTGTAAGTATCAAGGCGTAGTCATACCGGAAGATGTCAGTCTCGTATTCCATCCCTCCTGTCATGATCGGTTTGTAAAGCATTTTCCCGGACCAAAATTTGTGACGGCTACGAGTATGACCGCGTACCAATGGCTTCAGGATTTTTTTCCTGAAAAGGGGTCTATAGAGGGCCAAATCCAGTGTCAGGTCCATATGGGATTTAATCTTGCTCAGTGGTTAGGGTGTGATCCTATTGTATTGATAGGACTAGATTTGAGTTATACCGATGATCTACCGCATGTGAAAGGAGGATCCTATTTTGTAGAAGGTACAGAAGCATCTTGGATAGAAAAACAAGGAAAGTGGACGAAAAACATTTTTGGAGAACCCGTACGAGCGGAACCTGTGTTTTTTGGATATAAACAGACCTGGGAGCAGAAAATTCGAAATTGCACGAACACCGTGATCAATGCCACTGAAGGTGGCGTGAATATTGAAGGAGCCCAAAATTGGCTTCTTCGCGATGTTCTCACAGAATTTTGCCTTCAAGGCCTTTCCCCCATATTCGAAACTATTCAACATAGCCTTGGCGAATCTGAACGAGTAAGCCGGGCTCCTATTCTTTCCGAAATTCGCCAACGTCTTCGAGAACTTCAAAAGCTTGAGCGAGCTTCTCTTCGGCTCTGCGACTTAATGGAAAAAATCAAGATTTTACGGCAGCAAGGTGATGATGGATCTCCAGCCCTAGTACGGTTAAGCAGAAAGGCGGAACGGATAACGAGCTTAGTTCCAGGCTATGCCAAGACGCTTGGGCTTTTGCAGCTCATCGACTTCGATCTGGAATTATATATGTGTCGAGAGGAGACCGATGCTGCAGATTTTATTGAAGGGGAGGAAACTGAATTTGATCGATTAGATAAACAGGTCAGTCGAGGCCTTCGATATTATGGCGACTTGACTAACGCGATCCCTATCCTACGCCAACAAATCAGGCGGCTTTATGGTCGGTTGAAAGCATTAGATCAACTAGAATCCACTGCGCATGACAATTTTTCTAGGCAAGAATTATTGAGGTGTGCTCAAAAGTTCATTGCCATTGAATGTTACGATAATGCTAAAGTTCCTTTTTCTCATGTCTTAGAAAAAACCCACATTGACTCCCTTACTGAAGACGGTATGTCGGTTGGAATTATGATTGCCTTGGGCCAGAGTAATCCGGAAATGGCTTGGGAATTGGTAAGGACGGCTCAGGATAAATGGTCAGGCAATAAAAAAATCGAGACCCTTTATCAAAAAGCCAAACGGGATTATGAGCGATGGCAAAAAAGAATTGTCGATGCTCGTCCTGATCCGCATCGGCAGAGTGATGAATTATTCTATCCAGGGGATTTTTACTTTCGTCTTGAGAATTATGAGAAGGCAAGCACTCATTATAGAACCATCGCTAATAATCCGAAGATTGAAGTGATCGCACGAGGGGAAGCGTATTTCCGGTTGTCGAAGGCCCAGCAGGCTTTGGGTAATCGTGAGAATTCTATTGAGGCCTTGGAGCAGGCACTGGTTATGAACGCGTCTGATCCTCGTGTGTATTATGACCTTGGGGTTCTTTCTCTGCAGGAGCAGCGAGTCGAGGTGGCTCAGCGATTTTTTGAAAAAGGAGCCGAAGTCAGTCTCGATGATCCGGATTTTTTCGAAGCCGTGGGAGCGGTGTTTTCTGCAGCGGGATCCTATACTTTGGCCATCCCATTTTATGAGCAAGCCCTACTTCAGCGTCCTCAAGATCCCGACCTTATTAATAAAATTTCCGAAGCCTACCAGAACCTTTTTGAAGCGGTTCCCACAGCTTAG
- a CDS encoding exo-alpha-sialidase, with product MNEEALVQEEMDLKRNRQHVVIAQNPNRHLAFPDVCQLISGEILVVYREGAEHVDASGRLMMCRSVTPGNTETFSAPKVICDTDWDDRDPSIVQLSNGIVLVNFFRMNVSQNKLCLTIVKSLDGGETWEAPQDINVSGFSNGLATTDAVLELPSGELLMPLYGCSDQGANGSYLLRSQDGGHSWPVIGPLAVSGNPIFEEPALMRLQDGRLLSFLRTDHKGRGYVYQTISEDEGVTWNVPERLPLWGYPADLLMLSRGGVLATYGYRQLPAGIRCCRSQSGLSWSIFDEQVLRADGHDDGELGYPSSIELSNGEILTVYYFSDRGGGAPYIAGTRYQLT from the coding sequence ATGAATGAAGAAGCTCTGGTGCAGGAGGAAATGGATTTGAAGCGGAATAGGCAACATGTTGTGATTGCTCAGAATCCCAACCGCCATTTGGCCTTTCCCGATGTTTGCCAATTGATCTCAGGTGAAATTCTTGTGGTGTATCGTGAGGGCGCGGAGCATGTCGATGCCTCGGGGAGATTGATGATGTGCCGATCGGTGACTCCCGGAAATACGGAAACATTTTCGGCTCCAAAAGTTATCTGTGATACCGATTGGGACGATCGTGATCCTTCCATCGTCCAACTCTCGAATGGCATCGTATTGGTAAATTTTTTTCGGATGAATGTTTCTCAAAACAAGCTGTGTTTGACGATCGTTAAGTCTTTGGATGGAGGCGAGACGTGGGAAGCTCCTCAAGATATTAACGTGTCCGGGTTTTCCAATGGACTTGCCACGACTGACGCCGTGCTGGAACTTCCTTCTGGTGAATTACTGATGCCGCTGTATGGCTGTTCGGATCAGGGCGCCAATGGATCGTATCTTCTACGCTCTCAGGATGGTGGCCATTCCTGGCCTGTGATTGGGCCTCTTGCAGTGTCCGGCAATCCAATATTTGAAGAGCCTGCCCTAATGCGCCTCCAAGATGGTCGATTACTTTCTTTTCTTAGAACGGATCACAAGGGACGGGGGTATGTGTATCAAACAATTTCAGAGGATGAAGGTGTCACATGGAACGTACCTGAGCGACTTCCGCTTTGGGGGTATCCTGCGGACTTATTGATGTTGAGCCGCGGTGGTGTACTTGCCACGTATGGATATCGCCAATTGCCCGCTGGGATTCGATGTTGTCGGTCACAATCGGGACTATCCTGGTCTATTTTTGATGAGCAAGTTCTCCGAGCCGACGGGCATGATGATGGGGAATTGGGCTACCCTTCCTCTATAGAGTTGAGCAATGGAGAAATCCTCACCGTGTATTATTTCTCGGATCGTGGAGGTGGAGCTCCCTATATCGCCGGGACTCGATACCAACTGACATGA
- a CDS encoding ATP-grasp domain-containing protein translates to MKRTLLVVGGGIEAVPGIQLAQSMGLHVVVSDRDADAEGAAVADDFLLTDTYDVSRTVAQAKMFCETVRPIHGVMCMGSDVPQTVAAIAQDLGLPGISRESARLATDKYAMKMKLLADGVPVPWFSLVHSLTHLQEIVLEQGLPLVIKPVDSRGARGVLRLTAEIDLAWAYQFSLSYSPSQQVLVERFLDGPQVSTETMMVDGVAHTPGFSDRNYELLETYAPHIIENGGDLPSHLSPSQQELVGKVVEQAARSLGIVEGVVKGDIVVHHGQPYIIEIAARLSGGYFCTHEIPLNTGVEFVRHAIYVALGQKPKPEDLLPRYQKCVAQRYLFPSPGRVTRISDFSHWAHKPGIAFLQVRVQVGDVVGTIEHHPARAGVVIATGETREEAANRAQNVVQNIQIETIPISQAMLSLCH, encoded by the coding sequence TTGAAACGGACCTTACTTGTCGTTGGTGGGGGCATAGAGGCTGTACCGGGCATTCAGTTGGCTCAATCGATGGGCTTGCATGTGGTAGTGAGTGACCGGGATGCAGATGCAGAAGGTGCAGCTGTAGCTGACGACTTTCTTCTTACCGATACGTATGACGTTAGTCGCACGGTCGCTCAGGCAAAAATGTTTTGCGAAACCGTCAGACCCATTCATGGCGTGATGTGTATGGGCTCTGATGTCCCACAAACCGTGGCTGCCATAGCTCAAGACCTGGGGCTTCCGGGGATTTCCCGTGAGTCGGCCCGACTGGCTACAGACAAATATGCGATGAAAATGAAGTTATTGGCGGATGGTGTTCCCGTTCCCTGGTTTTCTTTGGTTCATTCTTTAACGCACTTACAGGAAATCGTTCTTGAGCAAGGATTGCCACTGGTGATTAAGCCAGTGGATAGTCGCGGTGCCCGGGGTGTTCTTCGTTTGACGGCTGAAATCGATTTAGCCTGGGCTTACCAATTTTCTTTGTCATATTCGCCTTCCCAGCAAGTTCTGGTTGAGCGATTTTTAGATGGGCCTCAGGTGAGTACAGAAACGATGATGGTCGATGGGGTTGCCCATACCCCTGGTTTTTCTGATCGCAATTATGAATTGTTAGAAACCTATGCCCCACATATTATTGAAAATGGAGGTGATTTGCCCAGTCATCTTTCTCCGTCACAGCAAGAATTGGTTGGCAAGGTGGTTGAGCAGGCAGCCAGAAGTCTGGGCATTGTCGAGGGAGTGGTGAAGGGGGATATTGTTGTCCACCATGGTCAACCGTACATCATTGAGATCGCGGCTCGTCTGAGCGGCGGGTATTTTTGTACGCACGAAATTCCTTTAAATACGGGAGTGGAATTTGTTCGGCATGCCATTTATGTGGCCTTAGGGCAGAAACCCAAACCGGAAGATTTATTACCTCGCTACCAAAAATGTGTTGCTCAACGATATCTGTTCCCATCGCCAGGAAGGGTCACGCGGATTTCTGACTTTTCCCATTGGGCTCATAAACCTGGGATTGCTTTTTTGCAAGTACGGGTTCAGGTCGGAGATGTTGTGGGTACCATTGAGCATCATCCGGCAAGAGCCGGAGTCGTGATTGCCACGGGAGAGACGAGAGAAGAAGCCGCCAATAGGGCCCAAAACGTAGTTCAGAATATTCAGATCGAGACAATTCCTATTTCTCAGGCAATGCTCTCACTATGTCATTAA